One Leptospira kanakyensis DNA segment encodes these proteins:
- a CDS encoding efflux RND transporter permease subunit, producing MGFINFSLKNSPIVLFGFIMICVFGIYSVTHLKIDAYPDVSDTEVIVITKFDGRASSEVEKLVSIPLERALTGIPGLTTTRSQSIFGLSVIRLTFKDHTDEYFARNQVNERLKSIQLPEGTEVPELGPLTSPVGEILRYAVEGDGMPTMELRSIQDWELAPRIQQIQGVADVITFGGDIKEYQIEINPINQDKYNVFLRDLVFAIEENNANTGGNIFKHGNQAIPVRALGAIENEKDIENIIVTEKKDVPIYVKDIGKVRVIPHPPKGILGYRLKSGKEVNSGVQGIIMMRKGENPSEVLKLVKEKIKSLEGFLKNKGIRIRILYDREELVSNTLKTVVRTMTEGITIVMIVLIFLLGNYRVALAVALTIPFSLLFSFCLMHLIEIPANLLSLGAIDFGIIVDSSIVIIEGIIATITISSLTKKKSSLNELILRSSGHTEKEVFFSIAVILCAYLPIFLFERVEGKLFKPMAFGLAFTLIGALLFSLTVLPVIFSRFFQEEHRRQTKEFFILTHARSYFIDFLHSFLEHSQKIISRIYIVVIVLLCFIFWGLGTEFLPELDEGAINFRCKLPTGIHLDRTANVANLLREVVGEFPEAKVIITQSGRNDDGTDPFGPNRIEGLITLEDYSKWKTVHSKSELLELLKGKFERAVPGAKFSFSQPILDNVAEAVTGSAADLSIQLSGRDVSVLWQKATEIESALEKVHGVSAIGIEQEGPNTELVISIDREAAARAGINFSDIQDITEIAIGGKEISKLYLDNHIYNITVRYPEEYRTSVNSIGNINIKSKYESKYPLSSVAKLELKEMPAKIARKNGTRMVSVWINIEGRDQGGFVNEAKKIVENQIKLPTDVEIQWGGQFENLTRASKRLMVAVPLTFAIILFILYLMFHNISDSLLVMSSIPVAALGGLSFLFIRGMHFNVSSGVGLISLFGISIMGGVLFVSNFNHEKENRPIKDKETLKELLLHVSEIQFRPRFLTLTTAIIGLLPAMLTNEIGSDIQRPMATVIVGGLLFTLIIGNFTIPLLCYLNEQRKLRNEKI from the coding sequence ATGGGTTTCATTAATTTTTCACTTAAGAATTCACCAATCGTATTATTTGGATTTATAATGATTTGTGTTTTTGGAATTTATTCCGTCACCCATCTCAAGATAGATGCGTATCCGGATGTTTCCGATACAGAAGTCATAGTCATTACTAAATTTGATGGTCGCGCCTCTTCTGAAGTTGAAAAGTTAGTTTCCATTCCCTTGGAACGTGCGTTAACCGGTATTCCAGGGCTTACAACGACTCGCTCTCAAAGTATTTTTGGTCTTTCCGTGATTCGTTTGACGTTTAAAGATCATACCGATGAGTATTTTGCAAGGAACCAAGTAAACGAAAGATTAAAATCCATTCAATTACCAGAAGGTACCGAAGTTCCCGAATTAGGCCCCTTAACTTCTCCTGTGGGAGAAATCCTTCGGTATGCTGTTGAAGGTGATGGAATGCCAACGATGGAACTTAGGAGTATTCAAGATTGGGAACTTGCTCCCCGCATCCAACAAATCCAAGGTGTTGCCGACGTCATTACCTTTGGTGGTGATATCAAAGAATACCAAATTGAAATCAATCCAATCAACCAAGACAAATACAATGTTTTTCTAAGAGACTTGGTATTTGCGATCGAAGAAAACAATGCCAATACAGGTGGTAATATTTTCAAACATGGAAACCAGGCCATTCCCGTAAGAGCCTTAGGTGCCATTGAAAACGAAAAAGACATCGAAAACATCATTGTTACGGAAAAAAAAGATGTTCCAATCTATGTAAAAGACATTGGAAAAGTAAGAGTCATTCCCCATCCACCGAAAGGAATCCTTGGTTATCGTTTGAAATCGGGGAAAGAAGTTAATTCTGGTGTGCAAGGCATCATCATGATGCGAAAGGGAGAAAACCCATCGGAGGTTCTCAAACTCGTAAAAGAAAAAATAAAAAGTTTGGAAGGTTTTTTAAAGAACAAAGGAATCAGAATTAGGATTTTATATGATCGAGAAGAGCTTGTATCAAATACACTAAAAACTGTGGTTCGCACCATGACGGAAGGAATCACAATCGTAATGATTGTCCTTATTTTTCTTTTAGGAAATTATAGGGTGGCACTGGCAGTTGCCCTTACGATTCCATTTTCTTTATTATTTTCTTTTTGCCTAATGCATTTGATAGAAATCCCGGCAAACTTACTTTCATTAGGTGCCATTGACTTTGGTATTATCGTTGATAGTTCGATTGTCATCATCGAAGGGATCATAGCCACCATAACGATTTCTTCATTAACCAAAAAAAAATCTTCTCTCAATGAGCTCATCCTTCGTTCCTCTGGCCATACGGAAAAAGAAGTCTTTTTTTCTATTGCCGTTATTCTTTGTGCTTATCTTCCCATCTTTTTATTCGAACGTGTGGAGGGTAAACTATTCAAACCAATGGCATTTGGATTGGCCTTTACCTTAATTGGAGCCTTACTTTTTTCATTAACTGTTTTACCGGTTATTTTTTCTCGTTTTTTCCAAGAAGAACACCGCCGCCAAACAAAAGAATTTTTTATTCTAACACATGCTAGATCCTATTTTATAGATTTTCTTCATTCCTTTTTAGAACACTCTCAGAAAATAATTTCTAGAATCTATATCGTAGTCATAGTACTATTATGTTTTATATTTTGGGGTCTGGGAACAGAATTTTTACCTGAGTTGGATGAAGGAGCCATCAACTTTCGATGTAAACTTCCCACAGGAATTCATTTAGACAGAACGGCCAACGTTGCCAATTTATTAAGAGAAGTTGTAGGAGAATTTCCGGAAGCAAAAGTAATCATCACTCAATCGGGTAGAAACGATGATGGTACAGATCCGTTTGGCCCCAATCGAATTGAGGGACTCATTACTCTAGAAGATTATTCAAAATGGAAAACTGTACATTCCAAATCGGAGTTACTTGAACTTTTAAAAGGAAAATTCGAACGAGCGGTTCCAGGAGCCAAATTTAGTTTTTCACAACCAATCCTTGACAATGTGGCCGAAGCAGTAACGGGATCTGCTGCCGATTTATCCATTCAATTGTCAGGCCGAGATGTTTCTGTCCTCTGGCAAAAGGCTACTGAAATAGAATCCGCTTTGGAAAAAGTACACGGTGTATCTGCGATTGGAATCGAACAAGAAGGACCAAATACAGAACTTGTGATCTCCATCGATAGAGAGGCCGCTGCCAGAGCTGGGATTAATTTTTCTGACATTCAGGATATAACTGAAATTGCTATTGGTGGTAAAGAAATCAGTAAATTATATTTAGACAATCATATATACAATATTACAGTAAGATACCCAGAAGAGTATCGAACTTCTGTTAACTCCATTGGAAACATAAATATCAAAAGTAAATACGAAAGCAAATACCCATTGTCATCTGTTGCAAAGTTAGAACTAAAAGAGATGCCTGCCAAAATTGCGAGGAAAAACGGAACAAGAATGGTTTCTGTTTGGATCAATATTGAAGGAAGAGACCAAGGCGGATTTGTAAACGAAGCAAAAAAAATCGTAGAGAATCAAATCAAACTACCAACTGATGTAGAAATCCAATGGGGAGGGCAATTTGAAAACCTAACAAGAGCAAGTAAACGTTTAATGGTAGCAGTTCCACTCACTTTTGCCATTATTCTTTTTATACTCTACCTTATGTTTCATAATATTTCCGATAGTTTACTCGTAATGTCGAGTATTCCTGTCGCAGCACTCGGCGGATTGTCCTTTTTATTTATTAGAGGGATGCATTTCAACGTTTCCTCAGGAGTGGGACTTATTTCTCTTTTTGGTATTTCCATTATGGGAGGGGTTCTATTTGTTTCTAACTTCAACCACGAAAAAGAAAATAGGCCAATCAAAGATAAGGAAACTCTCAAGGAACTACTTTTGCATGTTTCTGAAATTCAATTTCGTCCCAGATTTTTAACCTTAACAACAGCCATCATTGGACTACTTCCTGCAATGCTTACAAATGAAATTGGTTCTGATATCCAGAGACCAATGGCAACTGTCATCGTAGGTGGATTGTTATTTACCCTGATCATTGGTAATTTCACAATCCCTCTACTCTGTTACTTAAATGAACAAAGAAAACTACGTAATGAAAAGATCTAA
- a CDS encoding TetR/AcrR family transcriptional regulator, with the protein MKPKQKILESSFALFREKGFQATGIAEILEKAGAYKKTLYDHFPSKDDIGFEYLNYLSEQQRVVMLKVLAKASDMSDFIEKWVNFIVRNQRNTSRKDCPIALFSGEISHLSQFDSYRNKAVHHVLETVETCILNFAPSLRSDQVRALSYELYMSYLGGLRLYALTKDRKVIERMKSQMIVSAERIIKN; encoded by the coding sequence TTGAAACCCAAACAAAAAATCTTAGAAAGTTCCTTCGCTTTGTTTCGGGAAAAAGGTTTCCAAGCAACGGGCATTGCCGAGATCTTAGAAAAGGCTGGCGCCTATAAAAAAACTCTCTACGACCATTTTCCTTCAAAAGACGATATCGGTTTCGAATATCTAAATTATCTTTCCGAACAACAACGTGTTGTGATGTTGAAGGTACTTGCCAAGGCGAGTGATATGTCCGACTTCATTGAAAAGTGGGTCAACTTCATTGTTCGGAACCAAAGGAATACTTCTAGAAAGGATTGCCCCATTGCCTTATTTTCTGGTGAAATTTCTCATTTGAGCCAATTTGATTCGTACAGAAATAAAGCCGTCCATCATGTTCTGGAAACTGTAGAAACTTGTATTTTAAACTTTGCTCCTAGTTTACGTTCTGATCAAGTACGGGCTCTCAGTTATGAGTTGTATATGAGTTATCTGGGCGGACTCCGGTTGTATGCTTTAACCAAAGATCGTAAGGTCATTGAAAGAATGAAATCACAGATGATTGTATCCGCAGAACGTATCATTAAAAATTAA
- a CDS encoding YndJ family transporter: MYEIVSLTFLLYVMYENFLLLGILCFGYLIAPFFTNRFFLNQSKVYTRFHLISITLLILAIYFRIPKLSFVWILFSGFGMILFYKIHRNVLFQFNTWIKFFPLGFSSISSVWFFCGTNECSLLGYNTTWSYYAAIHSCYIGWLFLSGVIFLFAKNQEQKTGNFLILTIVILFLMIAFGIYGNPNLKKFGVIGYLFLLPFSLIHSNILFQNQNSISRILARSSLFFLCLTLLLATLNEFYIGFPKYILGYPLMVVFHGSINAFIVIPCFLGSIAFASFKIQN, encoded by the coding sequence GTGTATGAAATTGTATCTCTGACATTTTTACTCTACGTTATGTATGAAAATTTTTTATTACTCGGTATCCTTTGTTTTGGATATCTAATTGCACCATTTTTTACCAATCGATTCTTCTTAAATCAATCAAAAGTATATACACGTTTTCACTTAATTTCCATTACTCTTTTGATTTTGGCAATCTACTTTAGAATTCCGAAGTTATCCTTTGTATGGATTCTTTTTTCTGGATTTGGAATGATTTTGTTCTATAAAATCCATCGAAATGTTTTATTTCAGTTTAATACCTGGATCAAATTTTTCCCTTTAGGATTTAGTTCCATTTCCTCAGTTTGGTTCTTTTGTGGAACTAACGAATGCAGCTTACTTGGTTACAACACAACCTGGAGTTATTATGCGGCCATTCATAGTTGTTACATTGGTTGGTTATTTTTATCGGGAGTTATTTTTCTTTTTGCAAAAAACCAAGAACAAAAAACAGGAAATTTTCTTATATTAACAATTGTTATCTTATTTTTAATGATTGCTTTCGGAATCTACGGAAACCCTAATCTAAAGAAATTCGGTGTGATCGGATATTTGTTTCTATTACCTTTTTCACTGATTCATTCAAATATATTATTCCAAAATCAAAATTCCATTTCGAGAATTTTGGCTAGATCTAGTCTTTTTTTCCTTTGTTTAACCCTGTTACTCGCCACTTTGAATGAATTTTATATTGGATTTCCCAAATATATTTTAGGATATCCTTTGATGGTGGTGTTTCATGGAAGTATTAACGCATTCATAGTGATCCCTTGTTTTTTGGGATCCATTGCTTTTGCATCATTTAAAATTCAAAACTAG
- a CDS encoding alkaline phosphatase D family protein, translated as MKQPFAFILFFASIISFFLNPLPVLGKDSNRLRIGFGSCLHQDKESPVLNQWKKESFDLILLLGDNIYLDHLVAEEKIPAYKKQFSRPEWKAIRSESKILATWDDHDYGINDSGAEFEDKEKSREVFIKHLGSLMPKGRKFGTKEGKGIFHSYFLEFKKKKIHVVIPDTRFFRSPLKRKFWSYFTGKSQYGPTSNEDATMLGEDQWKWLEEELNLPSDLLIFVSSVQVIPTEQPFEKWGNFPKERERLFQVLNSAKTSDLVILSGDRHIAEIYEYPFSETRKYVEMTSSSLNLPLPFLQLEYDSEYKLGSAFREENYGTLEIQMLEGKLVWRSFIKDKNGNVVLSYPKNDSN; from the coding sequence ATGAAACAACCGTTCGCTTTCATTTTGTTTTTTGCCTCTATCATTTCTTTTTTCTTAAATCCATTGCCAGTTTTGGGTAAGGATTCTAATCGTTTACGGATTGGGTTCGGATCATGTTTGCATCAGGACAAAGAAAGCCCAGTTTTAAATCAGTGGAAAAAAGAATCTTTCGATCTCATCCTTCTGTTAGGTGATAATATCTATTTGGATCATTTGGTCGCCGAAGAAAAAATCCCTGCTTACAAGAAACAATTCTCTCGACCAGAATGGAAAGCCATCCGTTCTGAATCTAAAATTCTAGCCACTTGGGATGACCATGATTATGGAATCAATGACAGTGGTGCTGAGTTTGAAGATAAGGAAAAAAGTCGGGAAGTTTTTATCAAACATCTGGGTTCTCTGATGCCAAAGGGTAGGAAGTTTGGAACCAAAGAAGGAAAGGGGATTTTTCATTCTTACTTTTTAGAATTCAAAAAGAAAAAAATTCACGTTGTGATTCCTGACACTCGGTTTTTTCGATCACCTTTAAAACGAAAGTTTTGGTCTTATTTTACGGGAAAAAGCCAATACGGCCCAACATCTAACGAAGATGCGACTATGCTTGGAGAAGACCAATGGAAATGGTTAGAGGAGGAATTGAATTTACCTTCCGATTTACTAATTTTTGTTTCTAGTGTTCAAGTAATTCCCACCGAACAACCGTTTGAGAAATGGGGAAACTTCCCAAAAGAAAGGGAAAGGTTATTTCAAGTTTTGAATTCTGCCAAAACTTCTGATTTGGTGATTCTTTCTGGGGATCGCCACATCGCGGAAATATACGAATATCCATTTTCGGAAACTCGCAAATATGTTGAAATGACTTCGAGTTCTTTAAATTTACCTTTGCCTTTTTTACAATTAGAATATGATTCTGAATACAAACTTGGTTCTGCATTTCGAGAGGAAAACTACGGAACCTTGGAGATCCAAATGTTAGAAGGAAAATTGGTTTGGCGTTCTTTCATCAAAGATAAAAATGGAAATGTAGTCCTTTCTTATCCTAAAAATGATTCTAATTAA
- a CDS encoding TolC family protein, which produces MKRSKHKSNLTLVWFFFVCISVVLPVSSKEKTKKEFSFDQAIQFALKNNKQVAIAKYEIEFSKADRITAGLRPNPFLNIVADVLPFNPNSKQFDPNRNQYGVSLGFVYETENKREERINVANKKLKMEELIFLESLRKTSLGTGNLFIATLAARERYLLAEENYKNLVNIVEINKIRFKKEDISKLELLRSEVAQDQYAVAKVSAQVDYLKLKNELIVVLGLNPADIDIVLSGNLDSLKLFPLIDSEKLLKLATLGRPDYLALVNAEDVALANFKLQKANAVPNVNILFDSLVQQNQYMYGMSVNMELPVFSRNQGEIAKSQSTRDQAALFREELYLNLAKEMAITEEELKVRFEALEQMRQISLLKSQQAVKIVELAYKGGGSTLLEFLDTTRSYNETRLKYIDALVEYERALLNLKYIAGFDYEQS; this is translated from the coding sequence ATGAAAAGATCTAAACACAAATCTAATCTTACTTTAGTATGGTTTTTCTTTGTCTGCATTTCTGTTGTTTTGCCCGTTTCATCAAAAGAAAAAACTAAAAAAGAATTTAGTTTTGACCAAGCCATTCAATTTGCTTTGAAGAACAACAAACAAGTGGCAATTGCTAAATACGAAATTGAGTTTAGCAAAGCGGATCGAATCACCGCGGGCCTTCGCCCGAATCCATTTTTAAACATAGTGGCCGATGTTTTACCTTTTAATCCAAACTCAAAACAATTTGATCCGAATAGAAACCAATACGGAGTTAGTCTAGGTTTTGTATACGAAACAGAAAACAAAAGAGAAGAAAGGATCAACGTTGCGAACAAAAAACTAAAGATGGAAGAATTAATTTTTCTAGAATCACTTAGAAAAACATCATTAGGAACAGGAAATTTATTCATCGCAACACTTGCCGCAAGAGAACGATATTTGTTAGCAGAAGAAAATTATAAAAACCTGGTCAATATCGTTGAAATCAATAAAATTAGATTCAAAAAAGAAGATATATCCAAATTAGAATTATTACGTTCGGAAGTGGCACAAGACCAGTATGCAGTGGCAAAAGTATCTGCCCAAGTTGATTACCTAAAATTAAAAAATGAACTCATTGTTGTTTTGGGATTAAATCCAGCAGATATTGACATTGTCCTTTCGGGGAATTTGGACTCACTTAAATTATTCCCGTTAATCGATTCTGAAAAATTATTAAAATTAGCAACATTAGGAAGGCCTGATTATTTGGCTTTGGTCAATGCGGAAGATGTGGCCTTGGCCAATTTCAAATTACAGAAAGCAAACGCAGTTCCTAATGTTAATATTCTTTTCGACTCGCTTGTCCAACAAAACCAATATATGTACGGAATGTCCGTCAATATGGAACTACCAGTTTTTTCAAGAAACCAAGGTGAGATAGCCAAAAGCCAATCAACAAGAGACCAAGCGGCACTCTTCCGAGAAGAGTTGTATTTAAACTTAGCAAAAGAAATGGCGATTACCGAAGAAGAATTAAAAGTCAGATTTGAAGCTTTAGAGCAGATGCGCCAGATTTCTTTATTAAAATCACAACAAGCTGTAAAAATTGTAGAGTTAGCCTATAAAGGTGGTGGTTCTACCTTACTTGAGTTTTTAGATACAACAAGATCTTACAATGAAACAAGGCTTAAATACATTGATGCCTTAGTGGAATATGAAAGAGCTTTGTTGAATTTAAAATACATTGCTGGTTTTGATTATGAACAAAGCTGA
- a CDS encoding efflux RND transporter periplasmic adaptor subunit, with product MLKYLAFFLLFFFFFSCNSKPEENRPRIASFHAIQDGEIIKKSEGELPSTISLANAEYRNLGAGLSVPVRISVVCVSSKEANFSYHFETEEQSIIYSDYLKSKAALYGAKKSYSRLKYLVENQAAAGKELNDAQVQLQQMAASMEENLNRLRMQGIPIEKLSKLKPGNILIVGDIPETKLNRVKLQSRLYIKFSAFPGDRFETRIDSISDVIDPVSRTVKVIIITKNTDNQFKPGMFGTGQVELENIEALSVPNEAIILIGDTSYIFKQIDSSSFQRIQVETGIETEEYTQILSGLKMNDRVVSHGSTLLKGLSFGY from the coding sequence ATGCTCAAATATCTCGCATTTTTTCTTCTGTTCTTTTTTTTCTTTTCCTGTAATTCAAAACCTGAAGAAAATCGACCGCGGATCGCCAGTTTCCATGCCATTCAAGATGGGGAGATCATCAAAAAATCGGAAGGGGAATTACCTTCCACAATTTCACTTGCAAATGCCGAATATCGCAACTTAGGTGCCGGCCTTTCCGTTCCAGTTCGAATTTCCGTTGTTTGTGTTTCTTCAAAGGAAGCAAACTTTTCCTATCATTTTGAAACGGAAGAACAATCAATCATCTACTCTGATTACCTCAAAAGTAAAGCGGCTCTCTATGGGGCTAAAAAATCCTATTCGCGTTTGAAGTATCTGGTAGAGAACCAAGCAGCAGCCGGTAAAGAACTAAATGATGCCCAAGTCCAATTGCAACAAATGGCGGCATCGATGGAAGAAAATCTAAATCGATTACGAATGCAAGGAATACCAATTGAAAAATTATCCAAACTGAAACCAGGAAATATTTTGATTGTAGGAGATATTCCTGAGACAAAATTAAACCGAGTCAAACTACAATCCAGACTATATATTAAATTTTCTGCATTCCCTGGAGATAGATTCGAAACTCGGATTGATTCCATTTCCGATGTGATTGATCCTGTCAGCCGAACCGTCAAAGTCATCATCATCACAAAAAATACGGACAACCAATTCAAACCAGGAATGTTTGGAACGGGCCAGGTTGAGTTAGAAAATATTGAAGCACTTTCTGTTCCTAATGAAGCAATTATTTTAATTGGTGATACCAGTTATATTTTCAAACAAATTGACTCCTCTAGTTTCCAAAGGATCCAAGTGGAAACGGGAATCGAAACAGAAGAATACACCCAAATTTTATCTGGACTTAAAATGAATGACCGAGTGGTTTCCCATGGATCAACATTATTAAAAGGACTTAGTTTCGGTTACTAA
- a CDS encoding DUF4349 domain-containing protein yields MEISKKLITSVIFLGLTFSFTQCSSAKGMKRESQKNFSYDEAEGYAPSVAAAPKAAPSGEISQNTTKPLKRMMVYSVNVNLQSKEIEAKVTEVIKLAESFGGYALQYSSNGSVNLKIPAEKLKQFLFTLRNQSQNYSEEVSAQDVTEDYTDTEIRMENALKMRIRLLEILKTAKTLEETLKVEAELNKISESIERFEGRLKYLSSAIQLSSVHVQVRQKWEPVVQKEYKPGPLGYPFYYLYIGLGKVKDGVLWLFVQEIPKEKTEIPD; encoded by the coding sequence ATGGAAATTTCTAAAAAATTAATCACATCCGTAATTTTCCTCGGCCTAACCTTTAGTTTTACCCAGTGTTCCTCTGCCAAAGGAATGAAAAGAGAAAGTCAGAAAAATTTCTCTTACGATGAAGCTGAGGGTTATGCACCTTCTGTTGCTGCAGCACCCAAGGCTGCCCCATCAGGAGAAATCTCACAAAATACAACAAAACCATTAAAACGAATGATGGTGTATTCTGTGAATGTGAATTTGCAGTCAAAAGAAATTGAAGCCAAGGTTACAGAAGTAATCAAACTTGCCGAGTCGTTCGGAGGTTATGCGCTCCAATACAGTTCGAACGGGAGTGTTAACTTAAAAATCCCTGCAGAAAAACTAAAACAGTTTTTATTTACCTTACGAAACCAATCCCAGAATTATTCGGAAGAAGTCTCCGCACAAGATGTAACGGAAGATTATACGGATACAGAAATCCGTATGGAAAATGCTCTTAAAATGCGAATTCGGCTTTTAGAAATTTTAAAAACAGCAAAAACTTTGGAAGAAACTTTAAAAGTAGAAGCCGAGTTAAATAAAATTTCTGAATCCATCGAGAGATTTGAAGGAAGATTAAAATATCTTTCGAGTGCAATCCAACTATCTTCTGTTCATGTACAAGTTCGTCAAAAATGGGAACCTGTTGTCCAAAAAGAATACAAACCAGGACCGCTTGGGTACCCTTTTTATTATCTCTACATTGGTTTAGGAAAAGTGAAAGATGGAGTCCTTTGGCTTTTTGTCCAAGAAATCCCCAAGGAAAAAACAGAAATTCCGGACTAA
- a CDS encoding MBL fold metallo-hydrolase, translating into MKKFTFILLLFFVVTQFHCRAFGKDPDGDHYEKIKTSTHFDKDRDQFVNRRPDVIEKMRENQNFVSLLFKFLFGGDQHQRPDVQLPEEKPDFAEFLKPDESIKFIWFGHSTFLVNIEGKILFFDPVFSGSAAPFSFMVKRFQDAVVKLEELPTIDYIIISHDHYDHLDMQTIEFFKTKNTKFITPLGVTSHIKAWGVPEDRLTELDWWQTLDLGKIKIVCTPAQHFSGRSGTNGNKTLWSSWTVMGEKEKFYFSGDSGYDVHFKDIGDKFGPFDLTFIENGQYNPMWEAVHVLPEQTAKAHLDLKGKRLVPVHWGMFDLSLHSWYEPAESLEKQAEIYKIDLLTPKFGQIVKIREPNLMERWWKKFIQSE; encoded by the coding sequence TTGAAGAAATTTACATTTATTTTATTATTATTTTTTGTCGTCACACAATTCCATTGCCGAGCCTTCGGCAAAGATCCGGATGGGGATCATTATGAAAAAATCAAAACATCTACGCATTTTGATAAGGATAGGGATCAGTTTGTCAATCGCCGGCCTGATGTGATTGAGAAAATGCGGGAAAATCAAAACTTTGTTTCGCTTCTTTTTAAGTTTCTGTTTGGAGGGGATCAACACCAAAGGCCCGATGTGCAGTTGCCAGAAGAAAAACCAGATTTTGCAGAGTTTTTGAAACCAGATGAAAGTATTAAATTCATTTGGTTTGGACATTCCACGTTCCTTGTGAACATTGAAGGTAAAATTTTATTTTTTGATCCGGTGTTTTCTGGATCCGCAGCCCCTTTTAGTTTTATGGTGAAACGATTTCAGGATGCCGTCGTGAAGTTGGAAGAATTACCAACAATTGATTATATCATCATTTCTCACGATCATTACGACCATCTTGATATGCAAACCATTGAATTTTTTAAAACAAAAAATACAAAGTTCATCACCCCACTAGGTGTCACTTCTCATATAAAAGCATGGGGTGTTCCGGAAGATCGTCTAACGGAACTTGATTGGTGGCAAACTTTGGATTTAGGAAAAATCAAAATCGTTTGTACACCTGCACAACATTTTTCGGGAAGGAGTGGGACAAATGGAAATAAAACCCTTTGGTCTTCTTGGACAGTGATGGGAGAAAAAGAAAAATTTTATTTCAGCGGTGACTCAGGTTATGATGTACACTTCAAAGACATTGGTGATAAATTTGGCCCCTTTGATCTGACCTTTATTGAAAACGGTCAATACAATCCGATGTGGGAGGCGGTGCATGTTTTACCTGAACAAACGGCAAAAGCACATTTGGATTTAAAAGGCAAAAGACTGGTTCCTGTTCACTGGGGGATGTTCGATTTGTCCTTACACAGTTGGTACGAACCTGCCGAATCTCTAGAGAAACAAGCAGAGATTTATAAGATTGATCTTCTCACACCCAAGTTTGGGCAAATTGTCAAAATTCGTGAACCCAACCTAATGGAACGTTGGTGGAAAAAATTCATCCAATCGGAATGA